The genomic interval ATGTGCTTGCAATGGAGTACTCTGCTTTTGCAACACTTCCACAGCCAATTTCAAATTAGATTAAAAGTACTATATAAATTGACTATTGCTCGTCATTGTTCTGTGCATTAGATTTCTCTTCCCATATTTCATACATTTCTAcatacaaagaggaaaaaaatacgtaaaaggagaggaaaaaatgtttaaccAGCGACTCTTACTTACCCATCCATGAAAGCTTTCTGGGCGAGTTGCAACACACAACACAAGGTAAGAAAGTTTAGTACATGGAATGGGTTATAATCAAGCTCCATTGCCTTCTCCAACATATCTACCCACTGCTTTCAGCCCTGCATATTCAACTGCTTTGTTTATTAAAAGCTGCTTAAGACACCTCTGTGTCAACTTTCAGACCTCTGTGAATCCCATTCTCAAGCAGTGAATATGGCCCCTCTTCAGTGATAGAAAACGTCTAGCTTGATACTGGTTCAGTGGCAGAGAAAATCCATATAATGTCACAGTAACGGGACACAAAGAACTGACCTAGTGTATAAATCACTCTGTCAGTTCAAATTTGTTCCAGACGTTTTGATGGAATATCTTTGCACTTGCAAAGCTTTACACCTGAGAGGGTATTGTTTATTCTCGCACAGCCAGCCAAAATCATAAATCCAGTATGAACTCTGTATTGCTTGCCCTGCTAATTCAAAATGAATGTGATCAGGTGCCCAAGCCCAGCCTACCTTTTAGGAAATCAAATACTGCACAGATCTGGCATTAAACATCATTTAAGCATGACCAAAGAGGCAGCCACTGTCAGGAGAAAAGACAGCACTGGTGAAAAGAGTAACAACCATTTATGCCTGTGACAATTTTGATAAACAATCTTGAAATTCCTTTACCGTGGAAACTTTCTTCCTCTGTAAATCAACCAGAATTACTAACAATGTGTACTGCATCCTGCAACACCAGATATGAACTATATTAAAATTGGAAAAGGACAGATATGCCAGATTAGGCAATCCATTCACTTGCATATTGCTAACTGTGGGAATTATGACTACAGGACACTATCTTGTCttcataatgttttttaaaatgaaattgtacTGCTCCTTTCAAAAACAGAGCAGAACTGCTTCTTCACTGATAGCTTTACTTTCACAAATAGgacataaatttattttaactcaacacacacaaacaggaATCTCGCTCCAATGAATCTCTATGGTGATATCTATAGAAGAGTTCTTTCATAGTGCCagctttatataaaaaaaaagttaaaaacaaacaaacaaaaagatacctcaaacccacaaaccaaGAAGAACATCCAGCAAAGTTTGTTATTCTTTTCATTGCACTAGATGGTGTTTAGCCTGGCATTGTAtcagcaaaaacaaaaccaagatcCTGAAAACTAGCAAAATCAGGCAAATACATACCTCTGCTGCTCTCTTAACTAATGCCATTACtaaacaaaagttttttctctatttctatTGAAGATACATGTGAAAAATTAGCACTAAAGAGGAGAGGAACCTTATCTGtaagttaatttattttaactctaaaaaaaagatgtgttgCATGATCTCAATGTTGCAAATTTTTTGGGACATAATATTTTCATGAAAGCCATTCGAAACCTCATATGACAGAGAGGGTAGAGAAATGGGTTCAGAGAGGAATTGATCCACAAAAGCCAAAAGGTTGTTTCATACAAGGAGCTATGGATGCACTTCCCTTGACAGGCCCCACGAATAATCATCAGTAAAGTGTACGGGGCCCAGCAAAtggcaaacacacacacaattatGGCAAGCGACTTTGCTATTTTCTTGTCCTGCTGCAGTTTTGACCCAGTTCTTGAAcggaaagaaacagaaaagtcgTTTTTGagagctgtggggctggttTGTGTTGGAGATGGGCGGTTAGCCGTCGCTGCTGGTCTCCATGACCTTCTTAATGACGAAACACTGTCCTCTGCTTCCGACTGAGACGATGCTTCTGGCCTTGGCAAGAAGCAAAATCTCCAGGACAAGCTGCTGCTCCTTGGAGGCTCACAGTCCTGCGTGCTGCCGTGCCGCTGGCGCCTCTGGATACTGTGGAAGATGTGCACGTTGAAGTAGGTCACCGAGAGCAGCGGCACAAAGAACTCCAGGGTGGACGCGCACAAGAGAAAGTACCAGTTGTCAAAGAACTCGGCGTAGCACTGATCCGGCGCTACCACGCTGTGTCCGGCCACGTGCTCCCAAAAGAGGATCGCTGGGCAGTAGAGAAGGAAGGCAAAGACCCAGGTGGCCACCATCTTGATGACAGGGTTGGAAGTTATTCCCTGCCGGGCTCTGTAAGATACCTGCGAAGGAAAAGAACATGTCACATATTCAAGACATTTTGGAACAACTACCTCAAAAAAACATAGGCAAGTCAAATACaatatgttttctgtaattCCCCAGACACCTAAAACATCTTCACTTGTATAAGGTCCTGAAAAATTCTGTTAGTATTGCTCATCAAATACAGTAGCTCTGTGATTGATTTTAATACTTGGGATTGGAAAGGAGCAGAAATTATGATGGCCAAACTACTGATTGGCTTCCAGGTGTGAAAGGACATGGCTTGttttcaccaccaccacagtaaGGCAGCGGTAAGGAATCAATTTATGATTCATGAAATGCCCAGGCTCAGAGCAGAGTGAAAGCGGCTGGGGCACTCCCTTCCTGCACAGGCAAAAGCAGAAGCCTTCTATATTAGATGGGTCACCATGTGAGACTGCAAACACTAGACAATGTCATTTTCAATACTGTTTCCCCTTGCTATAGCAGAAAATTCTATCTCACACATGCTTTAACATCCCTTACTTTATTGAAACATTGTTTTAACACTCACTTTACCTTGTAAACAGCTCATTGCATTACTGCAAACCTTAACGTTTTTACGTCTACCCAGActacattaatttattttactctcTAGCCATAAATacctctttgaaaaaaatattaagaattaaATCATGTCATGTAAAGTTAGGAAATTCgagattttaaaaagtcctTAAAATAGCCCAGCCAGTATGTGCAATGCATACTTCTAGCTCTTCATCCCCTGCATCTTTCAGAGCACAAGGTGATCAGTTAATGAGAAGCTGGACAATTTTGTTCAACATTTGTCATCCCAGGCTTTACTCAGACCCAGAACCACTACCTTCCTCATCAGCTTCCTAGGCTGTTCATTAGCATAGCATTTCTATGCTATACAAATATTAATGAGTGGTATCTTCACAGCCACATATGACCCGATGGACTAGTAACAGAGCAGGAGTGCAGTGTTACACACATTATTTTAGATTCTCTTGTCTTAAACACCTATAGCCTGAAGATTCAGACTCCTCTACATCTTAAAGCATCCTACTGGGTGAGAGTACAGCTCCAGTTCTGCAATAATGAATTTGCAGCTCTTTGCAAGACCACAAGCATCTCAATTTAGTAGCAGAAAACAGGAAGCTCAGGACAGcttcacaaatatttatgtCTGAAATGGCCCCTGGCCACAGGCTAGGTTTTCAGCAGAGGCAGATGTGGATCCATGAAGTCCATGAAGAAGCATGATCTCTTTTCTTTGGATAACAGCCCTATGTTACACACTCCTGGACACGCTCTATCCTAATTACCTaaaggagaaaaccagaatGTGATCACATAAACAAAGACCACCAATAATGCACAAGAACGTGGAGCTCAGCTGGGTTGCAGAGGCtcttttaatttacatttttcacattCTGATCTCTGCaagtttattaatatttttcaatattattatttcttaaatacagGCATTTTCATACTTTAtcatttagctttaaaaaaaaacaacagcaacaaccaAGCACAACATGAGAAAGAGATTAGGCATTGTATCAGCACTTTCAAAATAAGAACCTCCCAATCTAACACAGCCTATATCGCT from Falco biarmicus isolate bFalBia1 chromosome 3, bFalBia1.pri, whole genome shotgun sequence carries:
- the LOC130146525 gene encoding histamine H3 receptor-like isoform X2, which produces MHNSSAETPHTAGSCNVTLPTQPPSSEFSLGVLVLLAFLMVLLALVTILGNILVILAFIMDRNLRHRSNYFFLNLAISDFAVGAFCMPLYIPYALTGTWHLGRGLCKLWLVMDYLLCTASVFSIVLISYDRFLSVTKAVSYRARQGITSNPVIKMVATWVFAFLLYCPAILFWEHVAGHSVVAPDQCYAEFFDNWYFLLCASTLEFFVPLLSVTYFNVHIFHSIQRRQRHGSTQDCEPPRSSSLSWRFCFLPRPEASSQSEAEDSVSSLRRSWRPAATANRPSPTQTSPTALKNDFSVSFRSRTGSKLQQDKKIAKSLAIIVCVFAICWAPYTLLMIIRGACQGKCIHSSLYETTFWLLWINSSLNPFLYPLCHMRFRMAFMKILCPKKFATLRSCNTSFF
- the LOC130146525 gene encoding histamine H3 receptor-like isoform X3; amino-acid sequence: MVLLALVTILGNILVILAFIMDRNLRHRSNYFFLNLAISDFAVGAFCMPLYIPYALTGTWHLGRGLCKLWLVMDYLLCTASVFSIVLISYDRFLSVTKAVSYRARQGITSNPVIKMVATWVFAFLLYCPAILFWEHVAGHSVVAPDQCYAEFFDNWYFLLCASTLEFFVPLLSVTYFNVHIFHSIQRRQRHGSTQDCEPPRSSSLSWRFCFLPRPEASSQSEAEDSVSSLRRSWRPAATANRPSPTQTSPTALKNDFSVSFRSRTGSKLQQDKKIAKSLAIIVCVFAICWAPYTLLMIIRGACQGKCIHSSLYETTFWLLWINSSLNPFLYPLCHMRFRMAFMKILCPKKFATLRSCNTSFF
- the LOC130146525 gene encoding histamine H3 receptor-like isoform X1 — protein: MQFSPQAELTWIRNMHNSSAETPHTAGSCNVTLPTQPPSSEFSLGVLVLLAFLMVLLALVTILGNILVILAFIMDRNLRHRSNYFFLNLAISDFAVGAFCMPLYIPYALTGTWHLGRGLCKLWLVMDYLLCTASVFSIVLISYDRFLSVTKAVSYRARQGITSNPVIKMVATWVFAFLLYCPAILFWEHVAGHSVVAPDQCYAEFFDNWYFLLCASTLEFFVPLLSVTYFNVHIFHSIQRRQRHGSTQDCEPPRSSSLSWRFCFLPRPEASSQSEAEDSVSSLRRSWRPAATANRPSPTQTSPTALKNDFSVSFRSRTGSKLQQDKKIAKSLAIIVCVFAICWAPYTLLMIIRGACQGKCIHSSLYETTFWLLWINSSLNPFLYPLCHMRFRMAFMKILCPKKFATLRSCNTSFF